One Terriglobales bacterium DNA segment encodes these proteins:
- the rpsR gene encoding 30S ribosomal protein S18: MADESNPTTPPAPAPAAPAERPAGGERPAHGERPARGPRPGGPRGDRKFFRRKKVCKFCVEKIDAINYKDVRLLGQFVAESGKIVPRRLTGV, translated from the coding sequence ATGGCTGACGAAAGCAATCCCACAACACCTCCCGCACCGGCCCCGGCGGCTCCGGCGGAGCGTCCTGCCGGCGGCGAGCGGCCCGCGCACGGCGAGCGTCCGGCGCGCGGCCCCCGTCCCGGCGGTCCCCGCGGCGATCGCAAGTTCTTCCGCCGCAAGAAGGTCTGCAAGTTCTGCGTGGAGAAGATCGACGCCATCAACTACAAAGACGTGCGGCTGCTCGGGCAGTTCGTCGCGGAGAGCGGCAAGATCGTTCCGCGCCGATTGACCGGAGTGTG
- the rpsF gene encoding 30S ribosomal protein S6 yields MQRTYEVMFIVRPDMPEEEVEKLVSTLESNVTSAGGTVKSVERMGKRRLAYVVRKFHEGLYVLLTIEGTGQAIHELERRMRVTEPVIKFLTVRVDEEQKRLAKIKKIRDSKVRRKPESAAAAAGSEPAAVSV; encoded by the coding sequence ATGCAACGTACTTACGAAGTCATGTTCATCGTCCGGCCGGACATGCCGGAGGAAGAGGTGGAGAAACTGGTCTCCACCCTGGAGTCCAACGTCACCTCCGCCGGCGGTACGGTGAAGAGCGTGGAGCGCATGGGCAAGCGCCGCCTCGCCTACGTGGTGCGCAAGTTCCACGAGGGCTTGTACGTGCTGTTGACCATCGAGGGCACGGGCCAGGCCATCCACGAGCTGGAGCGCCGCATGCGCGTCACCGAGCCGGTCATCAAGTTCCTGACCGTGCGCGTGGACGAAGAGCAGAAGCGCCTGGCCAAGATCAAGAAGATCCGCGACAGCAAGGTGCGGCGCAAACCGGAGAGCGCGGCAGCGGCTGCGGGCAGTGAGCCCGCCGCGGTTTCGGTCTAA
- the pth gene encoding aminoacyl-tRNA hydrolase — MKLLVGLGNPGIEYQFTPHNLGFLALDRLAERHQVRISNRRCRALTGKAVMGSEEVLLAKPDTYMNLSGLAVLELLQEYEAEPGRDLVVVYDELDLPLGTIRIRQRGSSAGHKGVESILGALGTDEFTRLRLGSAPARAVKDGARYGLAPFRRGQLKAVDAVLDAAADALEAIVSEGVSKAMNRFNRKPEPPEEKS, encoded by the coding sequence GTGAAACTGCTTGTCGGGCTCGGCAATCCGGGCATCGAATACCAGTTCACGCCGCACAACCTGGGGTTCCTGGCGCTGGACCGGCTGGCGGAGCGGCACCAGGTCCGCATCAGCAACCGGCGCTGCCGTGCCCTGACGGGCAAGGCGGTGATGGGCTCGGAGGAGGTGCTGCTGGCCAAGCCCGATACCTACATGAACCTCAGCGGGCTGGCGGTGCTCGAGTTGCTCCAGGAATACGAGGCCGAGCCCGGACGCGACCTGGTGGTGGTATACGACGAGCTGGACCTGCCGCTGGGCACGATCCGCATCCGCCAGCGGGGCTCGTCGGCCGGCCACAAAGGCGTGGAGTCGATCCTGGGCGCGCTGGGTACGGACGAGTTCACGCGTCTGCGTCTGGGCAGCGCTCCGGCGCGCGCGGTGAAGGACGGCGCCCGCTACGGGCTGGCGCCCTTCCGGCGCGGACAGCTCAAGGCGGTGGATGCGGTGCTCGATGCCGCCGCCGACGCGCTGGAAGCGATCGTCAGCGAGGGCGTGAGCAAGGCCATGAACCGCTTCAACCGGAAGCCCGAGCCTCCGGAGGAGAAGTCGTAG